The Aureispira anguillae genome contains a region encoding:
- a CDS encoding DUF6796 family protein produces the protein MKKELITTGIVGIMAGIIMFVGDMFLYFTSAPIHDFEKELVTILGGVAPTRLMIGGLLGPLAAFLYMIGFYQIYLVTKAPYKKIAKIIVLLLSFGIVYGGAFHAHFAHLGFVASQGNETLLQLTQDYMVYHFYIMFFPSLIAYCLLAYLIVTNKTFYPSWFVLCSPIVLFWFSAVVNLLPQPLLIIVAGGWSNIIFICFFGLSTVYLSTFKNSQELGSK, from the coding sequence ATGAAAAAAGAATTGATAACAACAGGAATAGTTGGAATAATGGCAGGCATTATAATGTTTGTTGGAGATATGTTTTTGTATTTTACAAGTGCCCCCATTCATGATTTTGAAAAGGAGCTTGTTACCATATTGGGAGGAGTAGCACCTACCCGATTAATGATTGGAGGTTTGTTAGGTCCCTTGGCAGCGTTTTTATATATGATAGGATTCTATCAAATTTATTTAGTTACTAAAGCACCTTATAAAAAAATAGCTAAAATAATTGTTCTGCTTTTAAGTTTTGGAATTGTTTATGGAGGAGCCTTTCACGCTCATTTTGCTCATTTGGGCTTTGTTGCTTCCCAAGGAAATGAAACGCTGCTACAGTTAACTCAAGATTATATGGTATATCATTTTTATATCATGTTTTTTCCCTCCCTAATCGCCTATTGCCTTTTAGCTTATCTAATTGTAACCAATAAAACATTTTATCCTAGCTGGTTTGTTTTATGTTCTCCTATTGTATTGTTTTGGTTTTCGGCTGTGGTCAATTTATTGCCTCAGCCATTGTTGATTATTGTTGCGGGAGGTTGGAGCAACATTATTTTTATATGCTTTTTTGGTTTATCAACTGTTTATTTGTCAACGTTTAAGAATAGCCAAGAACTTGGCTCTAAATAA
- a CDS encoding succinate dehydrogenase cytochrome b subunit, whose amino-acid sequence MKWIIDFLLSSLGKKLIMSLTGLFLCLFLVVHMLGNLQLFFPSPDGMPEGYVFNMYAYHMTHNPLIKVISYGNYFFILLHAVQGILITMYNRKAKGGSYEGKEVSDTEAKLASRNMRNLGLLIFVFIGLHMWQFWAQMHFFDMPVMAGVTEGGEEVKDLYKIVGEAFSNPLNVLFYLVALVGLAMHLLHGFWSAFQSMGLNNKKYSPIIRTVAMAYAILIPLGFATMPIVFFIMSMSAN is encoded by the coding sequence ATGAAGTGGATTATAGACTTTTTACTATCCTCTCTTGGTAAGAAATTGATTATGTCATTGACAGGTTTATTTCTATGCTTGTTTTTGGTAGTGCATATGTTGGGTAACTTGCAATTGTTTTTTCCTTCACCAGATGGAATGCCAGAAGGTTATGTATTTAACATGTATGCTTACCACATGACACACAACCCTTTAATCAAAGTCATTTCTTATGGCAACTACTTTTTTATTTTATTGCATGCCGTACAAGGTATTTTGATTACGATGTATAATCGCAAAGCAAAGGGTGGTTCTTATGAAGGGAAAGAGGTTTCGGATACAGAAGCAAAACTCGCTTCTAGAAATATGAGAAACTTAGGGCTTTTAATTTTTGTGTTTATTGGTTTGCACATGTGGCAATTTTGGGCACAAATGCACTTTTTTGACATGCCTGTAATGGCAGGTGTTACAGAAGGAGGCGAAGAGGTAAAAGATTTGTACAAAATCGTAGGAGAAGCATTCTCTAATCCTCTTAATGTACTTTTCTATCTAGTTGCTTTGGTAGGGTTAGCAATGCACTTGTTGCATGGTTTCTGGTCGGCTTTCCAATCAATGGGACTCAACAACAAAAAGTACTCTCCTATTATTAGAACTGTAGCAATGGCTTATGCTATTCTTATTCCATTGGGATTTGCTACCATGCCTATCGTGTTCTTTATTATGAGCATGTCAGCCAACTAA
- a CDS encoding fumarate reductase/succinate dehydrogenase flavoprotein subunit: protein MKNFQSNIPQSNTLAEKWTEYRSTMPLVAPNNKRNIEIIVVGTGLAGASAAATLGELGYRVKAFCFHDSPRRAHSIAAQGGINAAKNYQNDGDSVYRLFYDTVKGGDYRSREANVHRLAEVSRNIIDQCVAQGVPFAREYGGSLANRSFGGVQVSRTFYARGQTGQQLLIGAYSALSRQISLGTVTMYNRHEMLDLVVIDGKARGIISRNLLTGKLERFGAHAVVLGTGGYGNVFYLSTNAMGSNVTASWVAHKRGAYFANPCFCQIHPTCIPVSGDYQSKLTLMSESLRNDGRVWVPKHKKDVDALRTGQMKPTDLAEEDRDYYLERIYPAFGNLVPRDVASRAAKYRCDDGHGVGSTGLAVYLDFASAVIRYGKSEVISRGIASPSDEEIKRLGREVVEKKYGNLFEMYEKITGEDPYYTPMRIYPAIHYTMGGIWVDYNLETTVPGLFATGECNFSDHGANRLGASALMQGLADGYFVLPYTIGVFLSKEIRTPMTDTNAPEFEAAENEVKSKIQKLLSINGTRSVESFHRELGVDIMWEYCGMAREAEGLKLGRQKVRELRDRFWKEVYIPHTDKDGHEFNPELEKALRVADFFELAELMMVDALNRNESCGGHFRKEYATAEGEAQRNDTDYAYVSAWEYNGLNDDPVLHKEELEFHDIELKTRSYK, encoded by the coding sequence ATGAAAAATTTTCAGTCAAATATACCTCAAAGCAATACGCTGGCAGAAAAATGGACAGAATATCGTTCTACCATGCCTTTGGTTGCTCCTAATAATAAACGTAACATAGAAATTATCGTAGTTGGAACGGGTTTGGCGGGTGCTTCTGCTGCTGCAACGCTTGGAGAACTAGGATACCGTGTTAAAGCATTTTGTTTTCATGATAGCCCACGTCGTGCACATAGTATTGCTGCCCAAGGGGGAATCAATGCTGCAAAGAATTATCAAAATGATGGTGACTCTGTTTACCGTTTGTTTTATGATACCGTAAAAGGTGGCGATTATCGCTCTCGTGAGGCGAATGTTCATCGTTTAGCAGAAGTTTCAAGAAATATTATTGACCAATGTGTAGCACAAGGGGTTCCTTTTGCGAGAGAATATGGAGGTAGCTTGGCCAACCGTTCTTTTGGTGGGGTTCAGGTATCTCGTACGTTTTATGCTCGTGGGCAAACTGGTCAGCAATTATTGATTGGTGCTTATAGTGCTTTGTCTAGACAAATATCACTTGGAACAGTTACCATGTACAACCGTCATGAAATGCTAGACTTAGTGGTTATCGATGGAAAAGCTCGTGGTATTATTTCTCGTAATTTATTAACGGGTAAATTGGAGCGTTTTGGGGCTCATGCGGTTGTTTTAGGAACAGGAGGATACGGTAATGTGTTCTATCTTTCTACCAATGCCATGGGATCTAACGTTACTGCTTCTTGGGTAGCGCACAAACGTGGAGCTTACTTTGCAAACCCTTGTTTCTGCCAAATTCACCCAACTTGTATTCCTGTATCTGGCGATTATCAGTCTAAGTTGACCTTGATGTCAGAGTCTTTGCGTAATGATGGTCGTGTTTGGGTTCCTAAACACAAAAAAGATGTAGATGCGCTTAGAACAGGACAAATGAAACCAACTGATCTAGCAGAAGAAGATAGAGATTATTACCTAGAACGTATTTATCCTGCTTTTGGAAACTTAGTGCCTCGTGATGTTGCTTCTCGTGCAGCTAAGTATCGTTGCGATGATGGGCATGGAGTTGGTTCTACTGGTTTGGCGGTTTACCTTGATTTTGCTTCTGCCGTTATTCGATATGGTAAATCTGAAGTAATTTCAAGAGGTATTGCTAGCCCAAGTGACGAGGAAATCAAACGATTAGGACGTGAAGTTGTTGAAAAGAAATACGGCAACTTGTTTGAAATGTATGAAAAAATCACTGGAGAAGATCCTTATTATACACCAATGCGTATTTATCCTGCTATTCACTATACAATGGGTGGTATCTGGGTAGATTACAATCTAGAAACAACGGTTCCTGGTTTGTTTGCTACAGGTGAATGTAATTTCTCTGATCATGGTGCTAACCGTTTAGGAGCTTCTGCTTTAATGCAAGGTTTGGCAGATGGTTATTTTGTATTGCCTTATACCATTGGCGTTTTCTTGAGCAAAGAAATTCGTACGCCTATGACCGATACCAATGCTCCTGAGTTTGAAGCAGCAGAGAATGAGGTGAAGTCTAAAATTCAAAAATTATTGAGCATCAATGGAACTCGTTCTGTTGAGTCTTTCCATAGAGAATTGGGGGTTGATATCATGTGGGAATATTGCGGCATGGCTCGTGAAGCTGAGGGATTAAAATTAGGTCGTCAAAAAGTACGTGAATTGCGTGATCGTTTCTGGAAAGAGGTTTATATCCCTCACACAGACAAAGATGGACACGAATTTAATCCTGAACTAGAAAAAGCATTGCGTGTTGCTGATTTCTTTGAATTGGCAGAGTTGATGATGGTAGATGCTTTGAATAGAAACGAATCTTGTGGTGGGCACTTCCGCAAAGAATATGCAACAGCAGAAGGAGAAGCTCAACGTAATGATACCGATTATGCCTATGTGTCTGCATGGGAATACAATGGGTTGAATGATGATCCTGTTCTACACAAAGAAGAATTGGAATTCCATGACATTGAATTAAAAACTCGTTCTTATAAATAA
- a CDS encoding succinate dehydrogenase/fumarate reductase iron-sulfur subunit: MAHGDITVNLFVWRQTGVNDKNPGIKSYPNLKINTHMSFLEMLDVLNAHIIENKDQYPEGPVAFEHDCREGICGACSLVINGRPHGPMKGTTTCQLHMRHFNEGDNIYIEPFKAQAFPVIKDLVVDRSSFDKIIQAGGYVSVNTGGAPDGNAIPVAQDISADAFDAAACIGCGACVAACPNAAAMLFTSAKVSHLAVLPQGKAEAAKRVKRMVFQMDKEGFGMCSNIGACEAECPKEISLDYIARMNREYIASTFTTTD; the protein is encoded by the coding sequence ATGGCTCACGGTGATATAACAGTAAACCTTTTTGTTTGGAGACAAACAGGGGTTAACGATAAAAATCCTGGCATTAAATCATATCCAAACCTTAAGATCAATACACACATGTCTTTTTTAGAGATGTTGGATGTTTTAAATGCTCACATTATTGAAAATAAAGACCAATATCCTGAAGGACCTGTTGCATTTGAGCATGATTGCCGAGAAGGAATTTGTGGTGCTTGTAGTTTAGTCATCAATGGTCGCCCACATGGACCAATGAAAGGAACAACAACCTGCCAATTGCACATGCGTCACTTCAACGAAGGAGACAATATATATATAGAACCTTTTAAAGCGCAAGCTTTTCCTGTTATAAAGGACTTGGTAGTAGACAGAAGTTCTTTTGATAAAATCATTCAGGCTGGTGGTTATGTTTCTGTTAACACAGGGGGTGCTCCTGACGGAAATGCCATTCCTGTCGCTCAAGATATTTCTGCTGATGCCTTTGATGCTGCGGCTTGTATTGGTTGTGGTGCTTGTGTTGCTGCTTGTCCAAATGCTGCTGCAATGCTCTTTACTTCTGCAAAAGTATCGCATTTAGCTGTTTTACCACAAGGTAAAGCTGAAGCTGCTAAGCGGGTAAAAAGAATGGTATTCCAAATGGATAAAGAAGGTTTTGGAATGTGTTCTAATATCGGTGCTTGTGAAGCGGAATGTCCTAAAGAAATTTCGTTGGATTACATTGCTCGTATGAATAGAGAATATATTGCTTCTACATTTACGACTACAGATTAA
- a CDS encoding endonuclease domain-containing protein: MDRFKQLKDNNYYYNPKLKHRGAKLRQRFTAAETYLWKEVLMARQLQGFRFLRQVPTLYYVPDFMCKELALIIEVDGKIHKYQKEQDAKRQQRLESCGFRVLRFRNEEVLNGIEEVRKTLEGWIEKNT, encoded by the coding sequence ATGGATAGATTCAAACAGCTTAAAGACAATAATTATTATTACAATCCTAAGCTAAAACATCGAGGGGCTAAATTACGACAGCGATTTACAGCAGCAGAAACGTATCTTTGGAAAGAAGTATTAATGGCTCGCCAACTCCAAGGATTTAGGTTTTTGCGTCAAGTACCTACCTTATATTATGTGCCTGATTTTATGTGTAAGGAGTTAGCGTTGATTATAGAAGTAGATGGCAAAATTCATAAATATCAAAAAGAGCAGGATGCAAAACGTCAACAGCGTTTGGAAAGTTGTGGTTTTAGAGTTTTGCGTTTTCGCAATGAAGAAGTCTTAAATGGGATAGAGGAAGTACGAAAAACCTTAGAAGGTTGGATTGAAAAAAATACTTGA
- a CDS encoding Crp/Fnr family transcriptional regulator, with protein sequence MSEFIRRTLIRISNDNDFSLTEAELTNLVSFFDLRTIPKGNFWLREGQYCTQIAVVEEGLLMYYKNVEGEEIALDFAMEENWVSYIKSINQKIPSDINIRTLEDCKVHTLSIESMELLFREHPKLIQIKVAQTEQSFMEMAEYNSNLNILTPEEHYRKLTEKRGEWLNRVPQYYIASYLGIKPQSLSRIRSRISREKK encoded by the coding sequence ATGAGTGAATTTATACGGCGAACTCTGATTAGAATAAGTAATGATAATGATTTTTCTTTGACAGAAGCAGAACTAACCAACTTAGTTTCCTTTTTTGATCTTAGAACAATACCTAAAGGCAATTTTTGGTTGCGAGAAGGACAATATTGTACACAGATTGCTGTCGTGGAGGAAGGTTTGCTTATGTATTATAAAAATGTAGAGGGAGAAGAAATAGCACTTGATTTTGCAATGGAAGAGAATTGGGTTTCTTATATAAAAAGTATCAATCAAAAAATCCCTTCAGATATTAATATTCGAACTTTGGAAGATTGCAAGGTGCATACCTTGAGTATTGAGTCTATGGAGTTGCTTTTTAGAGAACACCCTAAGTTAATTCAAATAAAGGTTGCTCAAACCGAACAATCCTTTATGGAAATGGCAGAGTACAATTCGAATCTTAATATTTTGACCCCAGAAGAGCATTATCGAAAGTTAACAGAAAAACGAGGAGAATGGCTAAATAGAGTACCTCAATACTATATTGCTTCCTATTTAGGAATTAAACCACAATCACTGAGTCGTATTAGAAGCCGAATAAGTAGAGAAAAAAAATAA
- the rsmG gene encoding 16S rRNA (guanine(527)-N(7))-methyltransferase RsmG: MNTILKYFPDLNPTQIDQLSQLGALYADWNSKINVISRKDIDNIYVRHVLHSMSLAKIFQFKDGSKVMDLGTGGGFPGIPLAILFPNVDFLLVDSIGKKVRVTEEVARAVGLKNVRTQQIRAEELKEKFDFVVTRAVAVLPQLVRWTHRVISDKHQHGTPNGIWALKGIDRAKEEAKALGNNAYTEIYPMKELFEEEFFETKCIVYAQK; the protein is encoded by the coding sequence ATGAATACCATTCTCAAATATTTTCCTGATTTAAATCCCACTCAAATTGATCAACTTAGCCAGTTGGGGGCATTATATGCTGACTGGAATAGCAAAATTAATGTGATTTCTCGCAAAGATATTGACAATATTTATGTGCGTCACGTTTTGCATTCTATGAGTTTAGCCAAAATCTTTCAGTTCAAGGACGGGAGCAAAGTTATGGATTTGGGAACAGGGGGAGGTTTCCCTGGGATTCCTCTAGCTATTTTATTTCCAAATGTAGATTTTTTATTGGTAGATTCTATTGGTAAAAAAGTACGTGTGACAGAAGAAGTTGCACGGGCTGTTGGATTAAAAAATGTTAGAACTCAACAAATAAGAGCGGAAGAACTTAAAGAAAAATTTGATTTTGTAGTTACTCGTGCCGTTGCTGTATTGCCTCAATTGGTGCGTTGGACCCACCGAGTGATTAGTGACAAACACCAGCACGGTACACCAAATGGCATTTGGGCGCTAAAGGGAATTGATCGAGCAAAGGAAGAAGCCAAAGCATTGGGAAATAACGCTTATACCGAGATTTATCCTATGAAGGAGCTGTTTGAAGAGGAGTTTTTTGAAACGAAGTGCATTGTTTATGCTCAGAAGTAG
- a CDS encoding 4a-hydroxytetrahydrobiopterin dehydratase: protein MFIEENNRLKASFEFDDFVTAFSFMTAVAFWAEKQNHHPNWSNVYNKVQIELTTHDAGNTITEKDHLLAQKIMYLYEKYQK, encoded by the coding sequence ATGTTTATAGAAGAGAACAATCGATTAAAGGCAAGTTTTGAATTTGATGATTTTGTTACCGCTTTTTCCTTTATGACAGCGGTTGCTTTTTGGGCTGAGAAGCAAAATCATCATCCCAATTGGAGCAATGTATACAATAAAGTCCAGATTGAATTGACGACGCATGATGCGGGAAATACGATAACAGAAAAAGATCATTTATTAGCTCAGAAAATAATGTATCTTTACGAAAAATACCAAAAATAA
- a CDS encoding uroporphyrinogen-III synthase → MAAKKNPTVFISRALNPAGAFHQLLHSKTNLIGLSLIEFEPLVFGPLPSADWLFFYSKKGIQYCLSQLDDLDTLPPIGVMGQASADFLSLNYKIQAQFIGTGDPIETAQKFSRQAKGKKVIFAQAQYSKQSVQQLLGESIQSYNLLTYTNCVKTDFELPWIDILVFTSPLNVAAYFAQYPYCQGQQIVSIGNVTAKALLEHHIDHFIIAESPHEQSLAKACLGLIS, encoded by the coding sequence ATGGCGGCAAAAAAAAATCCTACTGTATTTATCTCTAGAGCATTGAATCCAGCAGGGGCATTCCATCAATTGTTACACTCAAAAACAAATCTAATAGGGCTCTCTTTGATTGAGTTTGAGCCCTTAGTTTTTGGTCCTTTACCAAGTGCAGATTGGCTATTTTTTTATAGCAAAAAAGGAATTCAGTATTGTTTGTCTCAATTGGATGATTTAGATACACTGCCTCCTATTGGCGTGATGGGGCAAGCTTCTGCTGATTTTTTGAGTTTAAACTACAAAATCCAAGCTCAATTTATTGGGACAGGAGACCCTATTGAGACCGCTCAGAAATTTTCAAGGCAAGCAAAAGGCAAAAAAGTGATCTTTGCCCAAGCTCAGTATTCTAAACAGTCTGTGCAGCAATTATTGGGGGAAAGTATCCAAAGCTATAATTTATTGACGTATACCAATTGTGTGAAAACGGATTTTGAACTACCTTGGATTGATATTTTAGTGTTTACAAGTCCGTTAAATGTAGCGGCTTATTTTGCGCAGTACCCTTATTGCCAAGGACAGCAAATCGTTAGTATTGGCAATGTGACCGCAAAAGCACTGTTGGAGCATCATATAGATCATTTTATCATTGCAGAATCACCACATGAACAGAGTTTGGCAAAAGCCTGTTTAGGTTTAATTTCTTAA
- the hemC gene encoding hydroxymethylbilane synthase, producing MNKLIIGTRGSKLALWQAYYTQDRLKEIGIESELKIIKTKGDKIQHLSFDKIEGKGFFTKEIEDELLAGSIDLAVHSMKDMPTTQPEGLSLAAISYREDPADCLVIRKDAVVDGKLLKLPENPIVGTSSARRKALIKSVRPDVVLKDIRGNVPTRLKKLEEGQFDAILLAMAGIKRLGLDMSNFETIRLNPKEFVPAPAQGVLTWQTRTEDKDVRRILQKIHRSDVLKCTNVERKVLKLLDGGCHLPLGVYCEADDMGYYHVCAILSGGLDKDLNVVNLSSSTTNKLAETVFEQLTQGVDL from the coding sequence ATGAACAAACTAATCATAGGAACAAGAGGGAGCAAATTAGCCCTTTGGCAAGCTTATTATACACAAGATCGACTAAAAGAAATCGGTATTGAATCTGAGCTAAAAATTATAAAAACAAAAGGCGACAAAATCCAGCATTTGAGCTTTGACAAGATTGAAGGCAAGGGGTTTTTTACCAAAGAAATAGAAGACGAATTATTGGCGGGTTCTATTGACTTGGCGGTACACTCTATGAAGGATATGCCAACTACCCAACCCGAAGGGCTTTCTTTGGCGGCGATTTCTTACCGAGAAGATCCTGCGGATTGTTTGGTTATTCGAAAGGATGCAGTAGTTGATGGCAAGCTGCTAAAGTTGCCAGAGAACCCAATTGTAGGAACTTCGTCAGCTAGGCGCAAAGCATTAATCAAGTCAGTTCGCCCAGATGTGGTGCTAAAAGATATTCGAGGAAATGTTCCTACTCGTCTGAAAAAATTAGAAGAGGGACAGTTTGACGCTATTTTATTAGCAATGGCAGGAATCAAGCGTTTAGGCTTGGACATGAGTAATTTTGAAACCATTCGCCTAAACCCTAAGGAATTTGTACCTGCACCAGCACAAGGTGTTTTAACTTGGCAGACGAGAACAGAAGATAAGGACGTTCGTAGAATCTTACAAAAAATTCACCGTTCAGACGTACTTAAATGCACCAATGTAGAGCGCAAGGTACTCAAATTATTGGATGGAGGCTGTCACTTACCCTTAGGCGTTTATTGTGAGGCCGATGACATGGGATACTACCATGTTTGTGCAATTCTATCAGGAGGTTTGGATAAGGATTTGAATGTAGTGAATCTTTCTTCTAGTACCACTAACAAATTAGCAGAAACAGTTTTTGAACAATTGACTCAAGGAGTTGACTTATAA
- a CDS encoding nitroreductase family protein, producing MTVYPFIPHSRPILSDEQLIKNAEQFYQAMDTRRTIRHFSDRPVPKKVIEDIIKTASTAPSGAHKQPWTFAVISSPEMKKKIRIAAEKEEQENYHGRMSEEWLRDLAPLGTDEHKPFLEEAPYLIVVFKKAYEIHPEGKRKNYYVNESIGLAAGFLIAAIHQAGLCSLTHTPSPMNFLEQILERPKNERAVLLLPVGYPAKDAMVPDIHRKSLEEVSVWY from the coding sequence ATGACTGTCTATCCATTTATTCCTCATTCTCGCCCCATCCTTTCTGATGAACAACTAATTAAAAACGCTGAGCAATTCTATCAAGCAATGGATACTCGTCGTACCATTCGTCATTTTTCCGATCGTCCTGTTCCCAAAAAAGTCATTGAAGATATTATCAAAACGGCTTCTACAGCCCCTTCTGGAGCACATAAGCAACCTTGGACGTTTGCGGTTATTAGCTCTCCTGAAATGAAAAAAAAGATTCGAATTGCAGCCGAAAAAGAAGAGCAAGAAAATTATCACGGTCGAATGTCCGAAGAATGGCTAAGAGATTTGGCTCCTTTGGGAACGGATGAACACAAACCTTTTTTGGAGGAAGCTCCTTATTTGATTGTGGTGTTCAAAAAAGCGTATGAAATACATCCAGAAGGGAAGCGCAAAAATTACTATGTCAATGAATCCATTGGATTGGCGGCTGGTTTTTTGATTGCGGCTATTCATCAGGCTGGTTTGTGCTCTTTGACGCATACGCCTAGCCCTATGAACTTTTTAGAACAAATTTTGGAGCGTCCTAAAAATGAGCGAGCGGTTCTACTCTTGCCAGTAGGTTATCCTGCCAAAGATGCAATGGTTCCAGATATTCATCGTAAGAGTTTGGAGGAAGTTTCAGTTTGGTATTAA